tataactcgtttgaagtaatggtgtttcatataacattatccaaagaaacaaatgttaatgataaatcccctgttatgtttgtactggctactgtatacaggccaccagggcaccatacagactttattaaagagtttggtgattttacatccgagttagttctggctgcagataaagttttaatagttggtgattttaatatccatgttgataatgaaaaagatgcattgggatcagcatttatagacattctgaactctattggggttagacaacacgtttcaggacctactcattgtcgaaatcatactctagatttaatactgtcacatagaattgatgttgatggtgttgaaattattcagccaagtgatgatatctcagatcattatttagttctttgcaaacttcatatagccaaaattgtaaattctacttcttgttacaagtatggaagaaacatcacttctaacacaaaagactgctttttaagttatcttcctgatgtatccaaattccttagcatatccaaaacctcagaacaacttgatgatgtaacagaaactatggactctctcttttctagcaccttaaataaagttgctcctttaggcttaaggaaggttaaggaaaacagtttgacaccatggtataatgagcatactcgcaccctaaagagggcagcccgaaaaatggagcgcagctggaggaaaacaaaactagaggtatttctaattgcttggcgggaaagtaacatatcctacagaaaagcattaaaaactgctagatccgattacttttcttctcttttagaagaaaacaaacataaccccaggtatttattcaatacagtggctaaattaacgaaaaataaagcctcaacaagtgttgacatttcccaacaccacagcagtaatgactttatgaactactttacttctaaaatcaatactattagagataaaattgcaaccattcagccgtcagctacagtatcacatcagacagtgcactatagaccccctgaggaacagttccactcattctctactataggagaggaagaattgtataaacttgttaaatcatctaaaccaacaacatgtatgttagaccctataccatctaagctcctgaaagaggtgcttccagaagtcatagatcctcttctgactattattaattcctcattgtcattaggacatgtccccaaaacctttaaactggctgttattaagcctcttatcaaaaaaccacaacttgaccccaaagaactagttaattatagaccaatctcgaatctcccttttctgtccaagatactagaaaaggtggtatccacacaattatattccttcttagagaaaaatggtatatgtgaggatttccagtcaggatttagaccgtatcatagtactgagactgctctacttagagttacaaatgatctgctcttatcatctgatcatgggtgtatctctctattagttttattggatcttagtgctgcgtttgacacaattgaccacaacattcttttgcatagacttgaatactttgttggcatcagtggaagtgcattagcatggtttaaatcgtacttatatgaccgccatcagttcgtagcagtgaatgaagatgtatcctattgatcacaagtgcagtatggagtacctcaaggctcagtactagggccgctactcttcacgctttatatgttacccttgggagatatcatcaggaaacatggtgttagctttcactgttatgctgatgatactcagctctatatttcttcgcagcctggtgaaacacaccaatttgaaaactaatggattgcatagtcgatataaaaaactggatgacgagtaatttcttactgctaaattctgaaaaaacagaggtgttaattataggacctaaaaactctgcttgtaataacctagaacactgtctaagacttgatggttgctctgtcaattcttagtcatcagttaggaacctaggtgtgctacttgatcgcaatctttccttagaaagccacgtttctagcatttgtaaaactgcatttttccatctcaaaaatatatttaaattacggcctatgctctcaatgtcaaatgcagaaatgttaatccatgcatttatgacctcaaggttagattattgtaatgctttattgggtagttgttctgcacacttagtaaacaaactacagctagtccaaaatgcagcagcaagagttcttactagaaccaggaagtatgaccatattagcccggtcctgtcaacactgcactggctccctatcaagcatcgcatagattttaaaatattgcttattacttataaagccctgaatggtttagcacctcagtatttgaatgagctccttttacattataatcctctacgtccgctacgttctcaaaactcaggcaatttgataatacctagaatatcaaaatcaactgcaggcggcagatccttttcctatttggcgcctaaactctggaataacctacctaactttgttccggaggcagacacactcttgcagtttaaatctagattaaagacccatctctttaacctggcatacacataacatactaatatgcttttattatccaaatccgttaaaggatttttaggctgcattaattaggtaaaccggaaccggaaacacttcccataacaacctatgtacttgctacatcattagaagaatggcatctacgctaatatttgtctgtttctctcttgttccgaggtcaccgtggccaccagatccagtctgtgtccagatcaaagggtcactgcagtcacccggatccagtacgtatccagaccagatggtggatcagcacctagaaaggacctctacatccctgaaagacagcggagaccaggacaactagagccccagatacagatcccctgtaaagaccttgtctcagaggagcaccaggacaagaccacaggaaacagatgattcttctgcacaatctgactttgctgcagcctggaattgaactactggtttcgtctggtctgaggagaactggccccccaactgagcctggtttctcccaaggttttttttctccattctgtcaccgatggagtttcggttccttgccgctgtcgcctctggcttgcttagttggggacacttcatctacagcgatatcgttgacttgattgcaaataaatgcacagacactatttaactgaacagagatgacataactgaatccaatgatgaactgcctttaactatcatttttgcattattgacactgttttcctaatgaatgttgttcagttgctttgacgcaatgtattttgtttaaagcgctatataaataaaggtgacaaaagGTGACAACACTGTCAGagtgttaataatgttaactcTTTCAAAAGTGTTCATTTAACACTTTACCAGTGATTCCCATATATACagccgtggccaaaagttttgagaattacataaatattggaaattggaaaagttgctgcttaagttttataatagcaatttgcatatactccagaatgttatgaagggtaatcagatgaattgcatagtccttctttgccatgaaaattaacttaatcccaaaaaaacctttccactgcatttcattgctgtcattaaaggacctgctgagatcatttcagtaattgtcttgttaactcaggtgagaatgttgacgagcacaaggctggagatcattatgtcaggctgattgggttagaatggcagacttgacatgttaaaaggagggtggatgcttgaaatcattgttcttccattgttaaccatggtgacctgcaaagaaacgcgtgcagccatcattgcgttgcataaaaatggcttcacaggcaaggatattgtggctactaagattgcacctaaatcaacaatttataggatcatcaagaacatcaaggaaagaggttcaattcttgtaaagaaggcttcagggtgtccaagaaagtccagcaagcgccaggatggtctcctaaagaggattcagctgcgggatcggagtgccaccagtgcagagcttgctcaggaatggcagcaggcaggtgtgagcgcatctgcacgcacagtgaggacaagacttctggaagatggcctggtgtcaagaagggcagcaaagaagccacttctctccaaaaaaaacatcagggacagattgatcttctgcagaaagtatagtgaatggactgctgaggactggggcaaagtcatattctccgatgaagcccctttccgattgtttggggcatctggaaaaaggcttgtccggagaagaaaaggtgagtgctaccatcagtcctgtgtcatgccaacagtaaagcatcctgacacaattcatgtgtggggttgcttctcatccaagggagtgggctcactcacaattctgcccaaaaacacagtcatgaataaagaatggtacaaaaacaccctccaacagcaacttcttccaacaatccaacaacagtttggtgaagaacaatgtattttccagcacgatggagcaccgtgccataaggcaaaagtgataactaagtggctcggggaccagaatgttgaaattttgggtccatggcctggaaactccccagatcttcatcccattgagaacttgtggtcaatcctgaagaggcgggtggacaaacaaaaacccactaattctgacaaactccaagaagtgattatgaaagaatgggttgctatcagtcaggatgaCTCCTTGCATAAATgttatgtaattgtcgataaaagcctttgaaacgtatgaagtgcttgtaattatatttcagtacatcacagaaacaactgaaacaaagatctaaaagcagtttagcagcaaactttttgaaaactaatatttatgtaattctcaaaacttttggccacgactgtactatgGGCAAGTGTTAATTTGAACTCTGAGGGAGTTATATCCACTCTTTAAAATTTGCTGTGTACTCATCGTAGGCTCTACTTTTTAGCACAGTGATAACCCACAAAACTCAGACAAACCGAAACCCTTTAAATCCCAACAGAATATTAAACACGATTAGATCGACCCCCATATCATGTTAATAATCAGACAATTTCTTGAACATCAAAACATGTTAGACCTAAATAGGACTTGTTTTGTTAAAGTTTGATCTAAGTGAGCAGTAATTCTTTCATGGATGTAAAATCGAGTTAAGTTGTTTCTGAATGTAATGTCTCTTGGACCTGTTTGTGAATCATGTTCTGTTTATTATTGCTCCTGCAGTCAGCGTGATAAACAGATATAAAGTCTCTCACCTGATACGGTGAGTGTAACTGTATCACTGGTGTGTGAGGATCGTGATCCTCCTGTTTCTCTTCCAGTACAGCTGTAACGACCCGTGTGAGATTCATTAACAGAACTGATTCTGTATTCCTGTGACTGACTGACATCAATCTCTGAATCATCTTTACTCCAGATGTAGCTCCAGCTGCTGACATCTGTCTCCTGTCTCCTCCTTTTCACTGTGTTAACACACACCTGAAGAACAGACCAGCAAATCACCAAAACTTCTGCTTTTATAGGGGTGCTCGCACTTGCTCACGATGAGGTAATCAAAGGTATACGATTAGCAGTGCCTGACTGTCCTAACTTAGTCACACATGGATTTTCCATTTtggttttatatttgttaaataaatcatGACActgtgtacaacccgaattccggaaaagttaggacgttttttaaattttaataaaatgaaaactaaaggaatttcaaatcacatgagccaatattttattcacaatagaacatagataacgtagcaaatgtttaaactgagaaattttccacttttttccacttaattagctcatttaaaatttaatgcctgctacaggtctcaaaaaagttggcacgggggcaacaaatggctaaaaaagcaagcagttttgaaaagattcagctgggagaacatctagtgattaaccaggtctgtaacatgattagctataaaagctttgtcttagagaagcagagtctctcagaagtaaagatgggcagaggctctccaatctgtgaaagactgcataaaacaattgtggaaaactttaaaaacaatgttcctcaacgtcaaattgcaaaggctttgcaaatctcatcatctacagtgcataacatcatcaaaaaattcagagaaactggagaaatctctgtgcataagggacaaggccggagacctttattggatgcccgtggtcttcgggctctcagacgacactgcatcactcatcggcatgattgtgtcaatgacattactaaatgggcccaggaatactttcagaaaccactgtcggtaaacacaatccgccatgccatcagcagatgccaactaaagctctatcatgcaaaaaggaagccatatgtgaacatggtccagaagcgccttcgtatcctgtgggccaaggctcatttaaaatggactatttcaaagtgtaatagtgttttatggtcagacgagtccaaatttgacattcttgttggaaatcacggacgccgtgtcctccgggctaaagaggagggagaccttccagcatgttatcagcgttcagttcaaaagccagcatctctgatggtatggggctgcataagtgcatacggtatgggcagcttgcatgttttggaaggctctgtgaatgctgaaaggtatataaaggttttagagcaacatatgcttccctccaaacaacgtctatttcagggaaggccttgtttatttcagcaggacaatgcaaaaccacatactgcagctataacaacagcatggcttcgtcgtagaagagtccgggtgctaacctggcctgcctgcagtccagatctttcacctatagagaacatttggcgcatcattaaacgaaaaatacgtcaaagacgaccacgaactcttcagcagctggaaatctatataaggcaagaatgggaccaaattccaacagcaaaactccagcaactcatagcctcaatgcccagacgtcttcaaactgttttgaaaagaaaaggagatgctacaccatggtaaacatgccccgtcccaactattttgagacctgtagcagaaataaatgagctcattttgtgcataaaattgtaaactttctcagtttaaacatttgcaatgttatctatgttctattgtgaataaaatattggctcatgtgatttgaaagtcttttagttttcattttttttttatttaaaaaacgtcccaacttttccgggaTTCGGGTTGTAATATGTTGTGTCTTATTGTTCATCAAAGATTTTATTTTCCTAATTTTTTGGACCTGAAAAGGaccagattttcttttctttctttttttttttttaatgttttgattaaaaaaaagaaaaaagaaaagaaaagaaaggtcaGCACAACTTCTAACTAAATAATTATACTCAATAAAAAaccctattaaaataaaaagctacAAGTTCATTTACACACAGGGTCAATTTAAAATGCAATGCTTTTATTAACTATTTGATCAAACATCTGAAATTCGTTCATGATGAAATAAAATCACATAATTTGTTAGTAGCAATGATTACAAAATTAATGAAGCTAGATGAACATTCTGTAACAGAATCATTAAAGATTATTTGGAAAAGACAATgctgtgtatatatttttactgtttaaaattttTGAGCAAAGAGTCATTTGAAATGGACCAGTGGAAGTCAAAACAAATTGAAGGTAGATCAACCTTGACATTGAGAGACATTGCTGGTAAAATCAGATAAAGCAACCAAGAACAGTCTGTGTTAACCTTACAGATCAGATTCTTTAGTATTCACTTTGATATCAGTGTAAGTGACGCCTTTGTATTGGCCGTTGGTTTCGTACTGTAGCACACTGCCGTTCTTGCACGTGATGATCACTGTGCTGGTGTAAGGCAGGTCAAACGTGGCTCTGCCGATGGTGATGTCAACATCCACTTTCTTTTTAGCTGGCACATCTACAGTGGTAGTCAGAGTTTCGGTTCTCTCATCAGTGTACTCAAAGCTGTACGTGCTTTCTTCTCCAACGCTGGCACTGTATCCTGTAGAAACTTCTACAATTCCTGGAATCCCTGTCTTCACTTCCACACTAAATGTTTTGGTAAAGCTTTCACTCATGGACCATGAGGCTGTTTGGATCACTTTCTTTGAGGTCTCAACTGTTTGCTCTTGGTTAGCGGAGGTTTCATTTGTGTAAGAGACATATTTGATCTCTTCCGCTGACACCTTTGGTATCAGCTGCTGGAGAGTGGGATAGTTCACATTGGTGAGAACTGTGGATTGAACTGCATTGAGAAACATGAATCCCATGCAGTCAATATCTGCACCAGCTGCCCCTGCAACTCCCAGACAAAACCCAGTGCCGATATCAATGGGGTGCTCTTTTTTTAAACCCATGTTTGTCATCTTGGCAAAAAATTCTCCTCCCTGGTTGGTCTTGAATTTGATGGCTCCGAGACGTGTTCCTTCTCCGTTCTCCCAGAGGGACAGTGAGGTGAAACACTCACCAGACTTGAAAGTGAACTCTTGATACGACCCATCTGACTTGCCAAAGGTTTCATTTGTGTCATCTGAAAGCCAGACTTTGACAGCCTTAACCTGTGATTCTCCCACCCACACCCCGATCTTCTTTAAATTGGCACCATTCTTCTCCCCAGTAAATGAAAATGGAGATCCTCCTTTGCCACCAACTTTTTCCAGTGTTGTTGGTTTGGACATCTTTAAAGTAGATCTGGAAATAACATCACAGAATAATAgtcaaaacaacatattttttaagaacatttttaaCTCTTTTAAAGTAATTTGTAGTTTGCTTTTCCTCCCTATTTACTGACATTTATACCCTATTATATATCCTGCAATAACCTCCGGCAAAATATCAAGCCGtttgctacaacccgaattccggaaaagttgggacgttttttaaattttaataaaatgaaaactaaaagactttcaaatcacatgagccaatattttattcacaatagaacatagataacatagcaaatgtttaaactgagaaagtttacaattttatgcacaaaatgagctcatttcaattttgatttctgctacaggtctcaaaatagttgggacggggcatgtttaccatggtgtagcatctccttttcctttcaaaacagtttgaagacgtctgggcattgaggctatgagttgctggagttttgctgttggaattttgtcccattcttgccttctatagatttccagctgctgaagagttcgtggtcgtctttgacgtatttttcgtttaatgatgcgccaaatgttctctataggtgaaagatctggactgcaggcaggccaggttagcacccggactcttctacgacgaagccatgctgttgttatagctgcagtatgtggctctaaaacctttatatacctttcagcattcacagagccttccaaaacatgcaagctgcccataccgtatgcacttatgcacccccataccatcagagatgctggcttttgaactgaacgctgataacatgctggaaggtctccctcctctttagcccggaggacacggcgtccgtgatttccaacaagaatgtcaaatttggactcgtctgaccataaaacactattccactttgaaatagtccattttaaatgagccttggcccacaggacacgacggcgcttctggaccatgttcacatatggcttcctttttgcatgatagagcttaagttggcatctgctgatg
The genomic region above belongs to Carassius carassius chromosome 3, fCarCar2.1, whole genome shotgun sequence and contains:
- the LOC132113602 gene encoding aerolysin-like protein encodes the protein MSKPTTLEKVGGKGGSPFSFTGEKNGANLKKIGVWVGESQVKAVKVWLSDDTNETFGKSDGSYQEFTFKSGECFTSLSLWENGEGTRLGAIKFKTNQGGEFFAKMTNMGLKKEHPIDIGTGFCLGVAGAAGADIDCMGFMFLNAVQSTVLTNVNYPTLQQLIPKVSAEEIKYVSYTNETSANQEQTVETSKKVIQTASWSMSESFTKTFSVEVKTGIPGIVEVSTGYSASVGEESTYSFEYTDERTETLTTTVDVPAKKKVDVDITIGRATFDLPYTSTVIITCKNGSVLQYETNGQYKGVTYTDIKVNTKESDL